The sequence TCTATATGATTTTAAGTTCTATCAATGTTTTTGGTATGTTAATTGAATGATTTTATATGCCAATGcaatttttttgggggttaaaAACTGGGTCTTTAGTTAGTCAAACTGGTAGGCAACAATTCAATAAGGGGCTGTGAGAGATTAAGTGCAGATTTAGTGAGAGTTTTCGAGACattcttaatttgagctttttgGCTCTTGATTGCTTCATGATATTTCTCCTGGTTTTCCATCATCAGCTTGTTTTGTCCcacgatattttttttttccgtcagAGGCTATAATTTAAATTTCCTTGCTGCTACAAAATTGATGTTCAATTTTAACATTCTAAGTTTCTAGTAACCtttttatatatctttcttAGCTCTCCCCAACTCTCTTGGGGTTCTATAATATAAGTTATTGATTGCATATCATGTTTTATCAAGTTGCTTTACATAAACAAAAACGCTGCATTTTGCTAGATAAGAGTTGAGCAGTAAGAGATTTGGTCCGTAATGATAGAGGGCATGCACGTATTATGTTTTGTCAAATTGACATTAGTTGAACCCTATGTTTGAATTATGAAGATCTATGGAGTAAAATATACaaagttccattttttttttttttctgatccaTGTGCATTAGggggaatttatttataaacatGGTGGATGGTAAAATGAGCAATTGTCCATGCAGACAGTTGGAACTTTTTCCTTCCAAGATCATACTTGCTCATCTTTTCCACCTTGCGTTTATATTCTTATTTATCAACTTACTCACTTCTGGTTTTATTTAAATTAGCTTATTAGTTCATTTTGCATTACATGATAGTATTTTGTGTGACACTTTTAAGCATGAGTTGGTGATCTGACACCTAGTAGTAATCAGTACAGAGGAAATATGAAAAACAATGATCTTTAAAGTTTCTGTATCCCTTTCTTTAGTGAGGTCATACatgatttttagttttgaaaaaaattgtttctatTATGTTTCCCATTCCAttgatacatttttattttttatttttatttttttttggggttaagcATTACATATAATCTTCACACCTAATAAGTTTTTCGTTTTTGGTATTTGGTTCTTTTTCGTATTTGTATGACTCCCCCATGAACAAGCATATATACCGGTAACATGCCTGCTTCTAAATCAATGTTTACAACAGATTGTCTACATGGCTATTGTTGGATCATTCCCTTTCAACTCTTTTCTATCTGGAGTTCTTTCTTGTATTGGAACTGCAGTTCTTGCTGGTaagcatattttatatatgtcatTTATTCTTTTCTACAAAATGAGAATCTCTAATTCAACAATTCAAAGCTGAGAACTGAACTGGTTGGTTATTTTTGTGTGTAGTTTGTCTCCGTATCCAAGTAAACAAAGATAACAAGGAATTCAAGGTAATAATTGGTTGCTTCGTTAACCTATTTGTCTCGTTTTTCATATGATGCTGAGATGGTGAGGGTTTGAAAGTTAAAACTCACAATTAACTTTGGTGCTAAATGGCAACCAAGTATAGGCATGAAATATTATTGAATACACTTAAGTTGATGCATAGGCTTGAATGTATGAGAGAAGGAAATTGAAGGTTTTCCAATGACTTTGAAAAATTCTAAATTGTTTGTTCCACTTCCACTCTGAAATTCTATTATTTTCATCCATCTTTCCCATactgaaataatttttatagcTTTAACCATTCTTCCTGTAAAATTGCAGGATTTACCACCGGAGAGAGCTTTTGCGGATTTTGTTCTTTGCAACTTGGTGCTCCATTTGGTTATAATGAATTTCCTAGGCTAAACAAGGCATCTTTCGATGTGCTATATTTTGATTTCTATGGAGTTTAGAACTTTTGAGAATGAGACGACCACAAGTAGTTGTATGCCTTTGATGCGgcatttttttaatggatacaCCTAATGATATATGAAACATGTTTATTCGACTGAATTTGTGTATGCATTTGTTATCTCAGGAATTTTGCATGCCCTTATTAGACTTAAAACCATATTTAACAACACTTTTAAAGTGCTTTCAGTATCGAATAGTCTCTTTCTTGGAGAAATTGAGAGCTAAAATTAAAGCTTGATGATTCCTGcagtaacaaaataaaattgatgttCTTTGTCATGGAattgtttgtaaattttgaacatcttttttctttctttccgcGAATAAAAAAGGCTGGAAGGGTAGTTGTTGGTATACCCGTGCAGCCCCGAGCGGTTGAGCTTTTGATTTAAACAATGGGGGAGCTGGAGCTTGAATTTTTGCTCTCTTGGTAAGAGTCAAGTTCTATGTTTTTGCTTCTTTCTGTGAATTTTTCCAATATCAATGGCTGCAAATTGTGATACGACTTTTTGGTTATACAGCGACAATTCGTTATAACCGATCCTTTTGCTGCAAATCAATGTAATTGCTTGCATTGCAAGCATTTATTTCGGAATACTTGGACTTTCAAGGTCTAAAAGGGTGGCGTTTACTTTTCATTAATTCTTTTAAGCATCTCATTAATTGCttaattcttttctttaaaaaaaaaaaagaattaaaaataaaaaaagcgaCGATCAGGtcagaaaggaaaggaaaagaaaataaaaaattggttttATAATATATTCAGAAGGGTATAGATaggctaaaataataatagattttCTACTCTTGATAAAATTAAGATAATTCCTATGAAACTGATTAACCAAGGATCAACATGGAAGAAACAACAAATTTGTCTGTTTTCATTAACCCCAAAAACAATCTTAGCATTAATTACCCGTAGGAGAATATAAATTATCCACATTTGAGAAAAGTCCAATCAAGCCCAAACAAAGTCCAATCAAAACCCCATCACAGTACATGACAACATTGGGCCCCCGGTATCTCGGTCCCACAAAACCATTctatctctctatctctctatcAATTCCACGTGTACCAATACATTCCGTTGATCTCACAGTCTGTGTCCACCAGTCTAAAACCTCACTCAGCAGCCGTAAAAGGGGTGAGGGAGCGTGAAGACCACGTGCTTGGCCCGCCAATACGACCCAATCGGAGTCTTCGGCTCAAATCCAGCTGGCTGGGCGCGGCTCGGCTAGGCTAGGCTTAGCCATTTCCTCGATCCAATAAGCTTCTCAATCGCCTCTTATAAGCTTTGTGGCGTACGACGCGCTTGCTCTCTCCTCCACagcctctctctttttctttctttttcatcagAGATTAACAAGAAGACTATGTTTATCCTATCTGCTGCTACGCCTTCCACATTCTCTACTATCTCATCGTCTAGGGTTCCATTTgcatcttcttcttcgtcttcgaAGTTGTTTGCTGTTTCTTTCGCACAGAGTTTGCGAAATCCTCTTTCTTGTCCTTGTTTGGTTTACTCTTTGAAGCTACGTGCTATGGCCAAGATGGTTAAGGATAAGGAATCATCGTTTTCGTCGTCGTCTGCGGCGGCTTCGGCGGCGTCTGAGAGTGGTGTCTCTCCGCTTGCTATCAGTTCGGAATGGAAAGAGAGTAATCGTTCACGGACTTTTCTTAATGCTGCTTCTGAAGAAGGTATGTTTTAGTGTTTGGtttctgagaaaaaaaaaaatttgaaaaaagaaagttgTTTACTTCTCTTTTTTAGCTTAACGAGATTCTATGTTTagtaatttctatttttcttttttttatcttgaaatttttttttattagtttttaaatggcGTAGTCTTTTGCTTTAATGAAATTGTGATACGCCTATTTTCTTGCTTTATTctaacacctttttttttttggttttttggcccttacaaataaatattcgtataaaaataataaaactggtaaacaaaataaattgaggAATTGGAAGGAAATGAAATTGTGATAcgcctcttcttcttttcttttcttttttttctttcctttttttcggAGTTGAATAGTCGTACCAGGCTTGGATGCTATGTAGTTACTTGAATGGAGGTTTTACTTGTCTGAGTGTGTTTAGTCATGCAAATCACGCTGAGTTAATGGCGtggtatttcttttttattatttttaaatctctatTTTGCTTCTTTATCATGTTTGgattcaaatgatttttataatCCTTTTTTCATACGTggtgtttgtttttaattattttgtttaagcTAATGCTATGGGATTTTGTGACAATaaagagtttttgtttttggctgtTATGTGGATTTGGTCTAAGAGGGAGAATCTTATTTAGAAGTGGATCAAAGTCCACTAATTTTTGGAAGAGAATGGATTTTTTGTGAAACAAGTGGAAAAAgaattgatattttgtttttgtacgAAGGAATTTATTAAATTACGTCAACTGATTACAGAAGTTGAAGGAACCTGGTATTCTAATTGCATATgcctcaatatatgaatggtgATTAAAAACGTAATTTTCTTAGTAAGTGGCCTTTTGTTTTTAATCGCATTTTGCTTTTCAATGTCTTACTATAACTTTATAGATTAGATGGTGTAATAAATTTTAGTCAACCCGACCATTTACTGGGTTCCTTTTTCCAGTCATCAAATTGTCAGTACTCTGTTTAGAAAAGTTAATGTGCATTGTTGCTTATTGGTAGGATCTTAATGACATTTAAATGGTATAATTACTTTGAGATTTGTGGTTGCTACTTGCAAATTGGTCATATCAGAGGGGTATGTATGCTtactttatcattatttatataattttttttttttaaaaaggaattttaaaaagataaatactaCACATTTTTGGAAGACTTACTGTTATTGATCGGCTGCTGTGGTTTGAAATCTTAAACAATGATAGTCATATGTAATTCTGGAAGATTCTATAAAAGTTTTGAGTATCTTGCTTGTCTGAAATTCTTTCAAAGATTCAGGTGTATTGCTGTTTCTTAGTAGGTTTCATTTGAATTCTTTGAATGCTTTAATGTTTTTTTACTTGTCTTATTTGGGTGGTTAAGATCATAATTTATGATTTTGACTCTCAGCTTTGGATTTTGAGAATaagatttcctttttttttttttcctccccttAGAACTAAAATTCCCATTGGCAGGTTTTGCATTGAAACTtgtcaaaaagtaaaaaattgaaaattaggaaATCATAAACTGGGAAAAACTCatgcaaatttttttgaagCTCTAGATCTGTCTTGGTGAACATTTTTAGAACTTTAGAGTGTGATCAGCTGAGttgatagaaataataataaagaagaagatataTTCTGCTAAAAATTTTTGAGAATTAGCCACTCATGTAATTGGTTTTTAACATAACTGGAGCTGCTTTGAAATCCAGTTTGAGAGTACTCTAAGTCCAAGTCATGTATAGATCTAATTtgtcttttcattattttgtctCCTTAGTAGTTACTTCTGGATGTTTTTGTAGAAAATTGTAGTTGAATAATCggctctttcaaaaaaaaagtactttgtGAAAGAAAGCAGTTCTTTAAAAGGAAAGAATATGGTGAAGCAGCTACTTTGAAACGCATAGAGAAGGTGATAATATGTTTAAAATACTATAAATACAGCTTTGTCAAtggaaaattctaattttttttttttttaagaagaattatcaattgccaaaaaaaaaaaattattgctctACAATCATAACACAGCTCTTTATTTTgtcataaaatttcaatttaaatttggaTAGTTAGGTGTCATTAGTTTTGTCGATTTATGTTGAGAATTTATCGGCAGAGATACTTTCTGGAATCAAGAAGGAAGCAGAAGAAGGAAGACTTCCTTCAAATGTTGCTGCAGGGATGGAAGAATTATATCAGAATTATAAAAATGCTGtaatatttattgttaaactcattttttattttacgtaTTTAGATGTGTAGGCAACgctatttatagttttttatgctatttacattttattttattgttatgctATTTACACATCGTCTCACATATAGGCCTATCCAACAATGGGACAGTAATTGGAGGTCATGTGCAgcatattaaattaacacaaataGGGGTTAACGAGATTTTAACTCAGAATAATTAGGCAAGTAGACTCTGATATCAAGAAacaatttgcattttatttatggCTGCATCATTGGTTAAGTTTCAGATTTTTGATTGTCGTTGCAAGTAATTACCAGTCTTTTGCAGTGTTAACGAAGACTACTAAAGTTAAGATTAGTTCATCATAAATCCAATCTCAAGATCTTCTTATCTTGGATAATCATAAGATTTGCACATCTATatgcattttatataatatacctATCTGTCTTTCTGGAATGTAGACAAATTTTCTGCTATTTTATTCACATGCTCTCTTGCTTCAGATTTTCCAAAGTGGGAATCCTAATGCAGATGAGATTGTGTTTTCAAATATGACTGCTGCACTTGATCGTATTTTCTTGGATGTAGAGGTAAAATTGGACATTATTTTCTGTGTCACAATTCTAATAACTTATGTATATTCAGCACAACATTTGATGTAACTTTAAGAATATTTAGCAtgtatgaaattcaattttcagGAGCCATTTGTGTTCGCGCCATATCACAAAGCATTGCGGGAGCCTTTCGACTACTATATGTTTGGTCAAAATTACATTCGACCTTTAGTTGATTTCAGGTTAGTTAAGGTTTCCATCTCCATGTGGTTGTAATACTTATGGTTAACTGCATGTTGTGTCTGTAATGAtgcatttatttgtataatctaTCTTTTCTAAATGAATCCATGTCATCTCAATTATGACAAACCAATTTTGAAATCAAACTGTATGAATGAACATGTCACTTAATGCAATCCTGTATTAACCTCTGTTCTGTATTCTCAAATATTTGGGCCATGCTCTAATTATTCCAAGACAAATGATGTAAGAAAGATGAATGTGAGTAGGACGTAGGATTAGCATTATGGTTAGATtgttttctattaaaatatcCTTTTGTATAGTCGCTCATTGAAGATTTTCAATGTAGTAAAGAATTTGGGTGAATTATGAACGGCTTAGTATTCTCCTAATCAAACTGGCATTTTTATTGATAGGTAGTCCAACTTGCTGTTTGCACAGGTTAAAATTAACTATTAAGACAATTTGAACTTTGGAGGGTCCAATCTGGCTTGAATTAGGGCCGATTGATGGTACAAGTAATTTGGCCTCTGGGTTGTAAAACATTATGGTGACAAATACTTATTTTCAGGTTAGTcactaaaaaatacataatgtGACAGCGTTTTATGTAGGTAACTAGTTAATATGGATCAGGCTTTCATAGCTTCTTCGAGTGTTTCAttcatttttatcataattGATTGATTATAAAAGAGTTTTTATGGTATTTGTTTtaccatcatcattattattgtctctgttatatttttaagctttttgttGTCAAGTCATTGTACTTCTTGTTATTCAATGATTGTCTTTGTCATTCTCACTCTCCCCCCATTCTCTTTCCTGTTCTCTCCACTTTTTGCATTTACTTTGTCCCCCTAATTAATGCTTAATATCCAATTATCATACTCAGACCTAGATTTAGAAACTTGAATAAATACcacaaagaaattatttatgtttgcaGCTGTAAATGAATATGAACCATTTCCTTCGGGAAATCAAGACTTAAATCAGGAAAAAGAGGTTCATTtcttttatggaatttttataACTGGACTGAAGCTTATAGTAAGTGGAAGCTAATCGAGGTGTAATTTGTCTGCAACTGTCTTTTTCTTCCCTGAACTGAGAGGAATCATAATCATGAATCGGCTTGATTTATGATCTACTTCTGTAATTTGTCTATTTTACTATATGCATTCAGTTTGGCTACTTCATTTGTACTGGACAAACAAACTTAAACATTTTCTTTCCAAaccttttatgttatttttttaattctgatCTTTGAGGTGGTTTATTATACCCGTAACCTAGTCTAAAAAGAGTGAAAATTTTTATGATTCTAGGTTATTCTATTTGCAAAAGGAAGTCATGTGCCTTATGTCAAGATAATGTCAGTTTCCCTACAATTTAATCTTTTCCCTGCCCTGaagttttgattttctttcgtGCAGGAACTCATATGTTGGCAACATCTCCATTTTCAATGAAATGGAAGAGAAGCTTAAGGAGGTGCCTATCCTGAgtaattctattttgtttaCAGAATT comes from Ziziphus jujuba cultivar Dongzao chromosome 6, ASM3175591v1 and encodes:
- the LOC107411918 gene encoding dolichyl-diphosphooligosaccharide--protein glycosyltransferase subunit DAD1, giving the protein MARSTSKDAQALFQSLRSAYAATPTNLKIIDLYVVFAVLTAAIQIVYMAIVGSFPFNSFLSGVLSCIGTAVLAVCLRIQVNKDNKEFKDLPPERAFADFVLCNLVLHLVIMNFLG